Proteins encoded within one genomic window of Desulfomonile tiedjei:
- a CDS encoding succinylglutamate desuccinylase/aspartoacylase family protein, whose protein sequence is MISQFYDAVGEMRRSRFIPVGTRRPLLALLWVLLWGLAIPADPANSETTHRIHFQGTEAELHVYTITGNSPGPTLLLLGGIQGDEPGGYLAADLYADLTLKKGNLIVVPRANFLSIVENNRGVEGDMNRKFAGPLKEADRDIRVVEIVKELMKKSDFFLNLHDGSGFYSPKWESPLRNPMKFGQSIIADEEEYTRPDGKVLRLGQIARHVIEKVNSQMSVRDHLFKFNNHRTLKNDSLHKEQRLSATFHALTKVGIPAFASETSKTISDYRLRVRYQSMVINAFLDEVGIIPDNPRMYLENPTLKYLIVSVNGRTPIVVNGQDVLKVQRGDNLKLVHIESNYSRGLTARVKGVGTSFNDLNEEVNITDNTVIEVRKDRFLMGTLPVEIIAAKNHSAAGVHFEPKVRHFCVRVNDKTFMIEPGEELTVFRGDSIVLLDPVTNLPEDDLKSVRIDLRGFQADSSPYPQEDRGHQINTATDLQQKYAGTRGSRSIFSLQAKLNKKVFAESYIAVAEPRLEYLVLGESGGGNFVAYPGDKLELPANMLLKIVDMKTNIPESTRLSLTMAGRTLRWQPGSAGIDASKLELNEMPLDITRAGKSLGRIWLKQGKEFRLSSRGRRSHTPLLPVRY, encoded by the coding sequence TTGATTTCGCAGTTCTACGATGCGGTTGGTGAAATGCGCAGGAGTCGTTTTATTCCGGTTGGTACCAGAAGACCGTTGCTGGCACTGTTGTGGGTGCTGTTATGGGGTCTCGCGATTCCAGCCGATCCGGCTAACTCAGAGACAACGCACAGGATCCATTTCCAAGGCACTGAGGCCGAACTTCACGTCTATACCATAACCGGCAACTCGCCCGGTCCCACGCTCTTGCTGCTCGGCGGCATTCAGGGCGACGAACCGGGAGGATACCTCGCCGCGGACCTGTACGCGGACCTTACCCTGAAAAAGGGTAACCTGATTGTAGTTCCCAGGGCCAATTTCCTTTCCATCGTGGAAAACAACAGAGGTGTCGAAGGCGACATGAACCGGAAGTTCGCGGGACCGCTCAAGGAGGCCGACCGGGACATTCGCGTGGTCGAGATCGTAAAAGAACTGATGAAGAAGAGTGATTTCTTCCTGAATCTGCACGACGGTTCCGGCTTTTATTCGCCCAAATGGGAATCACCGCTTCGCAACCCGATGAAGTTCGGCCAATCCATCATAGCTGACGAGGAGGAATACACCAGGCCGGACGGCAAAGTGCTCCGACTGGGTCAGATAGCTCGCCACGTCATTGAAAAGGTCAATTCTCAGATGTCCGTGAGGGACCATCTGTTTAAATTCAACAATCACCGAACTTTGAAGAACGATTCGTTACATAAGGAGCAGCGCCTCTCCGCGACTTTTCACGCATTGACCAAGGTGGGGATACCCGCGTTCGCGAGCGAGACTTCAAAGACCATCTCGGACTACCGTCTCAGGGTCCGCTATCAGAGTATGGTCATCAACGCCTTCTTGGATGAGGTCGGAATCATTCCCGATAACCCTAGAATGTACCTTGAAAACCCTACCTTGAAGTACCTCATAGTGTCAGTTAACGGCCGCACTCCCATCGTGGTGAACGGCCAGGACGTGCTCAAAGTTCAGCGCGGTGACAACCTCAAGCTGGTTCACATCGAGTCCAACTATTCACGTGGGCTGACTGCTCGTGTGAAAGGAGTGGGCACAAGCTTCAATGACCTGAACGAAGAGGTCAACATCACCGACAATACCGTTATTGAAGTGCGCAAAGACCGTTTTCTGATGGGGACGCTCCCCGTAGAGATCATAGCGGCAAAAAACCACTCCGCCGCGGGGGTGCACTTTGAGCCAAAGGTTCGCCATTTTTGCGTCAGGGTCAACGACAAGACTTTTATGATCGAACCCGGGGAAGAGCTGACCGTATTCCGAGGCGACTCCATTGTCCTCCTGGACCCTGTGACAAACCTGCCGGAAGACGACTTGAAAAGCGTGCGCATAGATTTACGAGGATTCCAGGCCGATTCATCGCCTTATCCTCAGGAAGATCGCGGCCACCAGATTAACACCGCCACGGACCTTCAGCAAAAATACGCCGGCACCAGGGGCTCACGGAGCATTTTCTCTTTGCAAGCGAAACTGAATAAGAAGGTCTTTGCCGAAAGCTACATCGCAGTCGCTGAACCCCGTTTGGAATACCTTGTGCTCGGTGAGTCAGGCGGTGGGAACTTTGTGGCCTACCCCGGCGACAAGCTCGAATTGCCCGCCAATATGCTGCTCAAGATCGTGGACATGAAGACTAACATACCGGAAAGCACTCGCCTATCCCTTACCATGGCAGGCCGAACCCTGAGATGGCAGCCAGGCTCCGCGGGTATTGATGCTTCAAAACTGGAACTCAACGAAATGCCGCTGGACATCACCCGTGCAGGAAAAAGCCTGGGCCGAATCTGGCTCAAACAAGGAAAAGAATTCCGACTCTCCTCCCGAGGTCGCCGATCCCATACCCCACTCCTACCAGTGCGTTATTAG